TACAAAATGGGCACAAACAACATTGCATAGCATAGGAACACCATCCATGTGAAAATGGATGAGACTAGGACATGCAACGATTTGTTTTCACATGATCAACCATTTGAATAGCCTTAAGGGCTATTATTGGGTCATGTGCAGAACATGGAATACATGGCCAGCACAATGCCTGAagatgtgtgaatgggccctaaaacaACCTCTAACAGAAAAGCAATTCTAACAAAATAGTACATGTCGTATTTTATATACTAGGAGGCAGCAGTAAAAAACAAAATGCACTCAGTCTCAGCATCATTGCAAGTGGCCATCTTCCTAATTACCTTGCAAGTACCTGCAAAATTACAGGCCATTATAGAAGGGAGCAGAAAACATCTAGGAAATGCTACAGCCTAGCACTAAAATGAAATTCACCCAAAATAGCAATTTCCAAATTGTTTATCATAAAAATATTtacaatttaatttttaaaatgttttttcttcaaGTACACAATCTTATACCCTATTAGCCATATAGTCACTTGAAAGGATTTTAATGGGGAGGAAGAGTCACATCTTTATCTtcttactagagataagcgagcacgctcggtaaaggcagttattcgagcgagtatcgctcttctcgagtaactgcatactcgtccaagcaaatgcgggggtgtgcgggtgggagagagagatctctccccaccactcccctctgcatttgctcggacgagtatgcagttactcgagaagagcgatactcgctcgagtaactgcctttcccgagcgtgctcgctcatctctacttcttaccGATTTAACCGTCTCCTTAAACTTGCACTTATTTCTTCAGTGACATCTTGTAAATCCAGCACACTCGCTTCAGAAGTTGTAGGGTTGTATGAAATGGTCATTATCCCACAAAAATCAGTTAGCATCCTCTGACACTTCTGAAGGCCGTCTAAAAGTTTGTTCTGCTGGCTGGGATTCCTTTTAAGGTTTTTCATTTCAGGCACTGAAAACCCTATAAGTTTAGTGAGAACCTCATTGCTGAACGTAACATCCAGGTATCCAGTACCATCAGAAATCTTGGCTTTTATACTCCAGATACCACTACTACTTGTGAGAGTACCATTTAAAGTCACAATAAAGGACTTTAACTTCACACATTTGACAGTGGCACTTGCGGAAGCCAATACAGTTGACAAGTAGGTAAATGGAGAAGGATCTTGTTGACCAGAGTCTACTTCCGATGTTGACGTCGGATTAGGAGTATTGGTAGGGATGGCTGTAGAAGTAACTATTCTTCCAGATGAATGGTTGGTGATCTCCAGCTCCTCCACTGCCATCTCTTCTAATTCCCTCTGAATTTCTTCCTCTAAAAATATATCCTCATCTACATCATATACCTCATCCACATTATTTGCAACTTGATTTGTTTCATTTGAAGCTGTGATCTGGGCCGGTCTAATATTTGAGAATTGTGTTTGTTGCTGTTCTACGTATGAAACACTTGAATTATAATTTTCACTTCTGCTGTAATAGCCACTTTCAGGGGCCGTATTATTGTTGATTGCGAATTCTTCATTCTGATCAAGACTGGCCAGTAGATCTTCATCTGATATGTCTATTCCTTGCAGAGTTGCCTCTTCCGACCTTGCTGTAACTTGGTTTTCCACTGGTGTTCGCTGTGGCAAAGTCTGTTCTTCCATACCAATCAATCGTGAAAGAACTTTATTTTGTGCAAATTCCGCTACGAGAGCTTCCACTTCGCCTCCAAGAACTTTCACATTTTCCGGTTTAAGGAGAAGTACACCTAGACGACAAGATATGGTACCCTGTAGGAGAATTTTTGTTCCCGGTGGAAGTCCCCCATGAAGCACTGATATAGATTGATATTCCATTCCCTGAATGTTCTGAATTCCGTCTGTTAACTGCATCATGAGCATTCGAGTTGGTTTGGACTCCCATGAACGTGGTGTTGCTTGTGTTGTAAAAGTAACCTGGTCATTTGCATTTTCCCTCCCTCTTAATTTTTGCAGTTGGGAATATGCCGGTTGGCTAACGTCAACTAAGGAATCTATCTGTACCGCATAAAAACCACTCAGTTCAAATTTCAGGGAATCCAAGATACCGGCTGGTAGAACTTGGTGTTCCAAGTCTCTTAAATCAGTTAGAAGCCATTGTTCAAAAACCTGTTTATTTATGGCAGCCTGGGATACAGAAGATCCCCCATTTTCTTCTTGAATCCAGTTAATGCAAGCTTCTAACCATGGATCTGGAACTTTAATATGCCAGGTCGATGACAGCCATGTTTTCACTCTAGTAGCACACGTACTCATTTTGAAACCTAagattaagaaaagaaaaaaaaaaggtaaaaactatTAGCACTTTTCCAtgaagaatataaaaaaaaacccattttcataCTAAATTTTCTTTCAAATGAAATAAGAATTTTAGTGCACCTACAACTAAAatgcttttctttttccattaTTGTACTTTGCAGATATGTTAGATCGCCCTATGTGGTGTGCATCATATGCATTGTGCAATATGTTATGTTACATCCATACTGAGCGTTAAAGGACCACGGCCAGCACGGACGCACATCAGTGTTCACATGGGACAAAAACTCCAGGAAATCCCATGTAAAACGCTAAAAACCACCACCCAAACAAAAACAAGGGGCAAGGATGGAGAATCTAGTTCTAATATccaaagcaggggggggggggggtagataaaGGTCAATAGTAAGGCTGTAACAAATAATAGTAGGAGcaatagcagaaaaaaaatactacGATATAAATCAATACATCAACTACTTAGCTTGATCCGGATGGCAGCACCAAGGTAAAAAGGACTAGAACCAACTTCACCCATTAGAGATTAATAATTAGCAACTTCTGAGAGCAGGGGTATAAATATATCAACCCCCTCTCAACTAGATTGGCCAGCCAAGGAAAAGACAAACCACCTTAGGGAATTTTAACATATGACCCTTTATCAAAGATGGGGGAACCCAAGGGGATAGCAAACATAACCACAAAAGTGTAATAACATGGCTCAGACTGACCTTGTACCACCAGTCCATTTGCGTATCGTGGCCGGTATACTATGAACCTGAGAGCAAAAAGAGACGGCAGCATCCAGGTTTAACAAAGTAGAAATTCTTCTTCATTCCCCCATGACAATAAAAgttgacagcaacgtttcgacctggtggtctttgtcaagctatcaCAAAGATGCACAAACCCCCTTTAAAAAGATACACCAGGGCAGGTATACTATGAACCTGCCACGGCCTTGATATGTTATGTTATTTTGATTAACTGGACTATTACATTAAATATTGTTCTTTCTCAAGAGGGAGTAATCCTCCATGGAGGCTTAGTCCTCTGTGGTTGGATCAGCAAGAGGTATGAGAGTATGCTATGCGAGAAGCAGACATATATTGGGAGGCCAATCAAGGGTCAGTCTCAGGGTCCATTATATGGGAGATCTTTACAAAGTGCCCGTTTAGCGCTAGAGCACCGCCCTTCAGATGCACAGGCTAAATACACGGTAAGGCCCTCTCCGGACAATTATTTCGTCCTCAAGGGGGTGGGAAGGGAATATAAAAAGCTGCTGGTTGAATATACTAGGAAGAAACTACTTTACACTCAACGGCAAATCTTTGCTCAAGGGGATAAAAATGGTCTATCCTCAACTGATTATAATCCATTGGTCAGCTTGGAATGCAGAATTGAGGGACCTGCTCAGATTTCGCGGGGGCTGTTGCTAAGGGACCCTACTTCCCCAGGGATCATGCTGCCTGTTCCAATTCTGGTGACCCTTAAAATTTTGGCATACAGCCCTTCAATTATCTCCTGAAGACCCATGTTTACCCCATCTGGAGAGCTTCACTGAATATGCTTTTTGGTGGTTCCATGGGATAACCGCCCTTTCCTATAGTTAGACAGGGCACTTTCTGTGCATTTCAGCAGCTGCAGTTAACCAGATAACACCTACTTCAGGTATTGCCAGCTGAGACATGCTATTAAAGCACAATTTGAGGGCATGACCATCTCTTCCTTCTTGACCCTTTTGGAAGGTTTTGCCCAGTGTAACCTTGTGAAGCTGCTTTCTAGTTTCTATAGCCATTTAAcgtgtatttttttcctttcgCAGGAGAAGGCGCTTTCAGAAATGGATGCCCAATATaacttaaaaacaaacaaaaacgctCAATAAGTCTATGAGAAAAAGTACTCTGACAGGTATTGAAAGCATTAACTAGGGGCAGCCAGACTAGGAACACACCCAGTTGTGTGTCTGGCTATCAAAAAGACACTGGAGACG
This region of Eleutherodactylus coqui strain aEleCoq1 chromosome 5, aEleCoq1.hap1, whole genome shotgun sequence genomic DNA includes:
- the RMI1 gene encoding recQ-mediated genome instability protein 1 gives rise to the protein MLPSLFALRFIVYRPRYANGLVVQGFKMSTCATRVKTWLSSTWHIKVPDPWLEACINWIQEENGGSSVSQAAINKQVFEQWLLTDLRDLEHQVLPAGILDSLKFELSGFYAVQIDSLVDVSQPAYSQLQKLRGRENANDQVTFTTQATPRSWESKPTRMLMMQLTDGIQNIQGMEYQSISVLHGGLPPGTKILLQGTISCRLGVLLLKPENVKVLGGEVEALVAEFAQNKVLSRLIGMEEQTLPQRTPVENQVTARSEEATLQGIDISDEDLLASLDQNEEFAINNNTAPESGYYSRSENYNSSVSYVEQQQTQFSNIRPAQITASNETNQVANNVDEVYDVDEDIFLEEEIQRELEEMAVEELEITNHSSGRIVTSTAIPTNTPNPTSTSEVDSGQQDPSPFTYLSTVLASASATVKCVKLKSFIVTLNGTLTSSSGIWSIKAKISDGTGYLDVTFSNEVLTKLIGFSVPEMKNLKRNPSQQNKLLDGLQKCQRMLTDFCGIMTISYNPTTSEASVLDLQDVTEEISASLRRRLNR